One Arthrobacter sp. StoSoilB19 DNA window includes the following coding sequences:
- a CDS encoding SGNH/GDSL hydrolase family protein: MPPAKASTPRGAARAAAAAVSGLVAVSAVLGLAGCALSGDSPQGGLARAATGQPADGQAAAGQAGGAGAKPAVVATSRIRNPGNGRLEAVVPDISRTVLLIGDSQSEPADGWPRLGLAAAGYNVYFCGRGGTGFVAANGSTGSYIDALQRGDWLLPAGTPALIVIEGGGNDAAGGAGNAQIAGNAQRLLAELRTRYPGTRIAMIGTLARGANDGGGRRSEVDALLGAVAAANGLPFVSVGDWLTRYGLAKDLADAVHMNAEGRVALGGILEHRLRELGLDQKPAVEQ, translated from the coding sequence ATGCCCCCAGCCAAGGCCAGCACACCGCGGGGTGCCGCCCGGGCTGCCGCCGCCGCTGTGTCCGGCCTGGTCGCAGTATCGGCAGTGCTCGGACTCGCCGGCTGTGCACTGTCCGGGGACTCTCCCCAGGGCGGCCTGGCACGGGCGGCAACCGGGCAGCCGGCGGACGGACAGGCGGCCGCGGGGCAAGCCGGCGGCGCAGGAGCGAAACCGGCCGTGGTGGCCACGTCCCGGATCCGCAATCCCGGAAACGGACGGCTCGAGGCGGTGGTTCCGGACATCAGCAGGACCGTGCTGCTGATTGGCGATTCACAGTCGGAACCCGCGGATGGCTGGCCGCGCCTGGGCCTCGCCGCTGCCGGCTACAACGTCTACTTCTGCGGCCGCGGCGGCACAGGCTTCGTGGCGGCGAACGGCTCCACGGGCAGTTACATCGATGCCCTGCAGCGCGGGGACTGGCTGCTTCCCGCCGGAACGCCGGCACTGATCGTGATTGAGGGTGGCGGGAACGACGCCGCCGGGGGCGCCGGCAACGCGCAGATCGCGGGAAACGCCCAGCGGTTGCTTGCCGAACTGCGGACCCGCTATCCCGGCACGAGGATTGCCATGATAGGCACCCTGGCGCGGGGAGCAAACGACGGCGGTGGGCGCCGCAGCGAGGTGGACGCTCTGCTGGGTGCCGTGGCAGCAGCCAACGGACTTCCCTTTGTTTCCGTGGGCGACTGGCTCACCCGGTACGGACTGGCGAAAGACCTGGCGGATGCCGTCCACATGAACGCCGAAGGCCGTGTGGCGCTCGGTGGGATTCTTGAGCACAGGCTGCGCGAACTGGGACTGGACCAGAAACCGGCAGTGGAGCAGTGA
- a CDS encoding ABC transporter ATP-binding protein, with amino-acid sequence MTTPDVRIDEAGTTGVRPLLEIRDLAITFKTGGGEVQAVRDAHLTIMPGETVAIVGESGSGKSTTALAAIGLLPNNGRVSGGQILLDGEDIAHASEQRMIELRGNTIGMVPQDPMSNLNPVWKIGYQVRETLKANGRPSGPDDIAKVLSQAGLPDAKRRANQYPHEFSGGMRQRALIAIGLSCQPRLLIADEPTSALDVTVQRQILDHLETMTNELGTSVLLITHDLGLAAERADKVVVMYQGRVVEAGPSLELLRNPQHPYTKRLVESAPSLASRRIQVAKEQGVETADLLAPAAETVKSDTFLQIQDLRKVYKLRQGLGKTTDFAAVDGVSFDVRRGTTTAIVGESGSGKSTVAKMVLQLEKPTDGRILFDGVDTSPLKPAELFKFRRRVQPIFQDPYGSLDPMYNIYRTIEEPLRVHKIGDQASREKKVRTLLDQVALPQSAMQRYPNELSGGQRQRVAIARALALDPEVIICDEAVSALDVLVQAQVLNLLADLQANLGLTYLFITHDLAVVRQIADHVCVMEKGRLVETGSTDDVFEAPKQDYTKALLNAIPGAKLMLPPEVA; translated from the coding sequence ATGACAACTCCAGACGTCCGCATTGATGAGGCCGGCACCACCGGCGTCAGGCCGCTGCTCGAAATCCGTGACCTGGCCATCACCTTCAAGACCGGCGGCGGTGAAGTCCAGGCTGTCCGGGACGCCCACCTGACCATCATGCCGGGCGAAACCGTGGCAATCGTGGGGGAATCCGGCTCCGGAAAGTCCACCACTGCCTTGGCGGCCATCGGGCTCCTGCCCAACAACGGCAGGGTCTCCGGCGGCCAGATCCTGCTCGACGGCGAGGACATTGCCCACGCCAGCGAGCAGCGCATGATCGAACTGCGCGGCAACACCATCGGCATGGTCCCGCAGGACCCCATGTCCAACCTGAACCCCGTGTGGAAGATCGGTTACCAGGTGAGGGAAACTCTGAAGGCGAACGGCCGTCCCAGCGGGCCGGACGACATCGCCAAGGTGCTCTCCCAGGCAGGCCTGCCGGATGCCAAGCGGCGGGCCAACCAGTACCCGCACGAGTTCTCGGGCGGCATGCGCCAGCGCGCGCTGATCGCGATTGGCCTGTCCTGCCAGCCGCGCCTGCTGATCGCGGACGAACCGACGTCGGCCCTCGACGTCACCGTCCAGCGGCAGATCCTGGACCACCTGGAAACCATGACCAACGAGCTGGGCACCTCGGTCCTGCTGATCACCCACGACCTGGGCCTGGCAGCCGAGCGCGCGGACAAGGTCGTGGTCATGTACCAGGGCCGCGTCGTTGAAGCGGGACCGTCGCTGGAACTTCTCCGCAACCCGCAGCACCCCTACACCAAGCGGCTCGTGGAGTCCGCTCCGTCGCTTGCCAGCCGCCGTATCCAGGTGGCCAAGGAGCAGGGCGTGGAGACGGCGGACCTCCTTGCGCCCGCCGCTGAAACGGTGAAGTCCGATACCTTCCTGCAGATCCAGGACCTGCGGAAGGTGTACAAGCTCCGCCAGGGGCTGGGCAAGACCACGGACTTCGCCGCCGTCGACGGCGTGAGCTTCGACGTCCGGCGTGGCACCACGACGGCGATCGTGGGGGAGTCGGGTTCCGGCAAGTCCACAGTGGCCAAGATGGTGCTCCAGCTTGAGAAGCCGACGGACGGCAGGATCCTGTTCGACGGCGTCGACACCTCCCCCCTGAAGCCTGCCGAACTGTTCAAGTTCCGCAGGCGGGTCCAGCCGATCTTCCAGGACCCGTACGGTTCGCTCGATCCGATGTACAACATCTACCGCACCATCGAGGAACCGCTGCGGGTCCACAAGATCGGCGACCAGGCCAGCCGGGAAAAGAAAGTCCGGACGCTGCTGGACCAGGTGGCGCTGCCCCAGTCCGCCATGCAGCGGTATCCGAACGAGCTGTCAGGCGGGCAGCGGCAACGCGTTGCCATTGCCAGGGCGCTGGCGCTGGACCCCGAAGTCATCATCTGTGACGAGGCTGTCTCTGCGCTGGACGTGCTGGTGCAGGCCCAGGTGCTCAACCTGCTTGCCGACCTGCAGGCCAACCTTGGACTGACCTACCTGTTCATCACGCATGACCTTGCCGTCGTCCGGCAGATCGCAGACCACGTGTGCGTGATGGAGAAGGGCCGCCTGGTGGAAACCGGGTCCACGGACGACGTCTTCGAAGCGCCTAAGCAGGACTACACCAAAGCGCTGCTGAACGCCATCCCCGGTGCGAAGCTGATGCTTCCTCCTGAGGTGGCGTAG
- a CDS encoding ABC transporter permease, whose protein sequence is MTSNNSHFVAPIDETPLQATDAVKTDQAPLSLWADAWRKLRRRPLFIISALLILALIVIALFPGLFTSTPPNEGCELANSEAGPTAGHPFGFTFQGCDVYSRVIHGTQASLSVGLLSVLCVLVIGVTLGALAGYYGGWIDAVLARLGDIFFALPLVLGALVITQLPLFRENKSVWTVVFVISLLAWPQMARITRGAVIEVRNADFVTAARALGVSKFGALIRHVLPNALAPIIVLATLELGVFIVAEATLSFLGIGLPQSIMSWGNDIAGAQASIRTRPEIMLYPAAALSLTVLSFIMLGDAVRDALDPKSRQR, encoded by the coding sequence ATGACCAGTAATAACAGCCACTTTGTGGCACCCATCGACGAGACACCTCTGCAGGCAACGGACGCCGTCAAGACTGACCAGGCCCCGCTCAGCCTGTGGGCTGACGCCTGGCGCAAGCTCCGCCGTCGTCCGTTGTTCATCATCTCGGCACTGCTGATCCTTGCCCTGATCGTGATTGCGCTGTTCCCGGGCCTCTTCACGTCAACCCCGCCCAACGAGGGCTGTGAGCTCGCAAACTCCGAGGCAGGCCCCACCGCCGGGCACCCGTTCGGCTTCACCTTCCAGGGCTGCGACGTCTATTCCAGGGTCATCCACGGCACGCAGGCCTCACTTTCCGTGGGCCTGCTCTCGGTACTCTGCGTCCTGGTCATCGGTGTGACCCTCGGTGCCCTCGCCGGATACTACGGCGGCTGGATCGATGCCGTGCTGGCCCGCCTGGGCGACATCTTCTTCGCACTGCCGCTGGTGCTGGGCGCACTGGTGATCACGCAGCTCCCGCTGTTCCGCGAGAACAAGAGCGTATGGACCGTGGTATTCGTTATCTCGCTCCTGGCGTGGCCGCAAATGGCCCGCATCACCCGGGGCGCTGTCATCGAGGTGCGCAATGCGGACTTCGTCACCGCTGCACGGGCGCTGGGTGTTTCCAAGTTCGGCGCACTGATCCGCCACGTCCTGCCGAACGCCCTGGCCCCTATCATTGTCCTGGCAACGCTGGAACTTGGCGTGTTCATCGTTGCGGAAGCCACCCTGTCCTTCCTGGGCATCGGCCTCCCGCAAAGCATCATGTCCTGGGGCAATGACATTGCAGGTGCCCAGGCATCAATCAGGACCCGGCCGGAAATCATGCTCTACCCGGCCGCCGCGCTCTCCCTTACGGTGTTGAGCTTCATCATGCTGGGCGACGCCGTGCGTGACGCCCTTGACCCGAAGAGCCGTCAGCGATGA
- a CDS encoding ABC transporter permease, giving the protein MLRFILRRLLQVIPVFLGTTLLVYYMVFALPGDPIAALFGDRQPPQAVIDTLRSQYNLDQPFWVQYGLFLKNLFTFNLGNDFTGQPIAASLARVFPVTAMLAIEALAIQAIFGVAFGVFAGLRRGGWFDSTVLVASLVVIAVPTFVLGFVFQLVFGVQLGWAKPTVGANANWVTLLLPAVVLGLVSFAYVLRLTRASVSENMNADYVRTATAKGLSRPRVVLAHILRNSLIPVVTYLGANLGGLMGGAIVTEGIFNVPGVGNKLYQAVLRSEGPTIVSIVSVLVLVFVVANLLVDLLYAWLDPRIRYDQ; this is encoded by the coding sequence GTGCTCCGGTTCATTCTGCGCCGACTCCTCCAGGTGATCCCTGTTTTCCTCGGCACAACCCTCTTGGTCTACTACATGGTGTTCGCCCTGCCCGGTGATCCCATTGCGGCCTTGTTCGGCGACCGCCAGCCCCCGCAGGCGGTCATCGACACCCTGCGCAGCCAGTACAACCTCGACCAGCCCTTCTGGGTCCAGTACGGCCTGTTCCTCAAGAACCTCTTCACCTTCAACCTGGGCAATGACTTCACCGGCCAGCCGATTGCGGCAAGCCTGGCGCGGGTCTTCCCGGTGACGGCGATGCTCGCCATCGAGGCGCTGGCCATCCAGGCCATCTTCGGGGTCGCGTTCGGCGTTTTCGCGGGCCTGCGCCGCGGCGGCTGGTTCGACTCCACGGTGCTCGTGGCATCGCTGGTGGTCATCGCCGTCCCCACCTTCGTGTTGGGCTTCGTCTTCCAGCTCGTCTTTGGTGTCCAGCTGGGGTGGGCCAAACCCACCGTGGGCGCCAATGCCAACTGGGTCACCCTGCTGCTGCCGGCAGTGGTCCTGGGACTCGTCTCCTTTGCGTACGTCCTCCGCCTGACCCGGGCATCGGTGAGCGAAAACATGAACGCCGACTACGTCCGGACGGCAACCGCCAAGGGTCTGTCCCGGCCCCGGGTGGTCCTGGCGCACATCCTGCGCAACTCGCTGATCCCGGTGGTGACCTACCTGGGTGCCAACCTTGGCGGCCTGATGGGCGGTGCCATCGTGACAGAGGGCATCTTCAATGTCCCTGGCGTGGGCAACAAGCTTTACCAGGCCGTCCTGCGCAGTGAAGGTCCCACCATCGTCTCCATCGTCAGCGTGCTGGTGCTGGTGTTCGTGGTGGCCAACCTGCTTGTCGATCTCCTGTACGCCTGGCTTGACCCGAGGATCCGCTATGACCAGTAA
- a CDS encoding ABC transporter substrate-binding protein: protein MRFTRTSKALGIVAIAALALTGCGTGGGGSNEGASNAAGDPNKVITAYSNEPQNPLLPANTNEVYGGRVVNLLFEGLRSYDANGKAVNALADSIDSSDAQNWTIKVKQGQKFTNGEAITAKTFVDSWNFAANSKNLQNNGFFFESIAGYEDVSAVDSVKGADGKTTTTPAPKADTMSGLQATDDSTITVKLAQPEADWSLRLGYSAFYPLPSAALKDPKTYGENPVGNGPYKFEKQGSWVHDQSITLVKNADYNGTRPAKNGGVTFKFYTDPGPAYTDLQSDNLDITDVLPSNALKTYVNDFPDRNATKPVATDSTLNIPGYNPNFQGEAGKLRRQALSYAINREEIAKVVFNGTRTPAKAFAPPVIDGFKEGIKGSEVLKFDAAKAKDLWAQAEKIKPYDNSKPLQIASNTDGGNKEWIDAVANGFKNNLGIQAEIQPFAKFAEVLNLRKSQQLPGLTRAGWQGDYPSLYNFLGPVWATGASSNYEKYSNPEFDKLLKEGLAAKSTDEANAKFNQAQEILFQDLPGLPLWDQARPIVWSNNIVKAETGWNGEILYYGITAK from the coding sequence ATGCGTTTTACGCGCACTTCCAAAGCATTGGGCATCGTGGCAATCGCCGCGCTTGCCTTGACCGGATGCGGCACCGGTGGCGGTGGCAGCAATGAGGGTGCCAGCAATGCTGCCGGCGACCCGAACAAGGTCATCACGGCCTACAGCAACGAACCACAAAACCCGTTGCTGCCTGCCAACACCAATGAGGTCTACGGCGGCCGTGTCGTAAACCTGCTGTTCGAAGGCCTTCGCAGCTACGACGCGAACGGCAAGGCAGTCAACGCGCTGGCCGACTCGATCGACTCGTCGGACGCGCAGAACTGGACCATCAAGGTCAAGCAGGGCCAGAAATTCACCAACGGTGAAGCCATCACGGCCAAGACCTTCGTTGACTCCTGGAACTTCGCGGCAAACTCCAAGAACCTGCAGAACAATGGCTTCTTCTTCGAATCCATTGCCGGGTACGAGGATGTCTCCGCCGTCGATTCCGTCAAGGGTGCTGACGGCAAGACCACCACCACGCCCGCTCCCAAGGCCGACACCATGTCCGGCCTGCAGGCGACCGATGATTCCACCATCACGGTCAAGCTCGCCCAGCCCGAGGCCGACTGGTCCCTGCGCCTTGGCTACTCCGCTTTCTACCCGCTGCCCTCCGCGGCTTTGAAGGACCCCAAGACCTACGGTGAAAACCCCGTGGGCAACGGCCCCTACAAGTTCGAGAAGCAGGGTTCCTGGGTCCACGACCAGTCCATCACGCTGGTCAAGAACGCTGATTACAACGGCACCCGCCCCGCCAAGAACGGCGGCGTGACCTTCAAGTTCTACACCGACCCGGGCCCCGCGTACACCGACCTTCAGTCGGACAACCTGGACATCACCGATGTCCTGCCGTCCAACGCCCTGAAGACCTACGTCAACGACTTCCCGGACCGGAACGCCACCAAGCCGGTAGCCACCGATTCCACCCTGAACATCCCGGGCTACAACCCGAACTTCCAGGGTGAAGCCGGCAAGCTGCGCCGCCAGGCTCTGTCCTACGCCATCAACCGCGAGGAAATCGCCAAGGTGGTCTTCAACGGCACCCGCACCCCGGCCAAGGCCTTCGCGCCGCCGGTCATCGATGGCTTCAAGGAAGGCATCAAGGGCAGCGAAGTCCTGAAGTTCGACGCCGCCAAGGCCAAGGACCTGTGGGCACAGGCTGAGAAGATCAAGCCGTACGACAACTCCAAGCCGCTCCAGATCGCCTCCAACACCGATGGTGGCAACAAGGAATGGATCGATGCCGTCGCCAACGGCTTCAAGAACAACCTCGGCATCCAGGCTGAAATCCAGCCCTTTGCCAAGTTCGCCGAAGTCCTGAACCTGCGCAAGTCCCAGCAGCTGCCGGGCCTGACCCGCGCGGGCTGGCAGGGTGACTACCCGTCGCTCTACAACTTCCTGGGACCGGTCTGGGCCACGGGCGCTTCCTCCAACTACGAGAAGTACTCGAACCCTGAGTTCGACAAGCTCCTCAAGGAGGGCCTGGCCGCCAAGAGCACCGACGAGGCCAACGCCAAGTTCAACCAGGCACAGGAGATCCTGTTCCAGGACCTGCCCGGCCTGCCGCTCTGGGACCAGGCACGGCCGATCGTGTGGAGCAACAACATCGTGAAGGCCGAAACCGGCTGGAACGGTGAAATCCTCTACTACGGCATCACCGCCAAGTAG